The Lactobacillus sp. ESL0680 genome has a segment encoding these proteins:
- the rpsM gene encoding 30S ribosomal protein S13, which translates to MARIAGVDLPRDKRIVVALTYIYGIGEPTAQKICADAGVSEDIRSKDLTPDDQEKLRAEVDKYRVEGDLRRQVSMNIKRLIDIGSYRGMRHRRGLPVRGQNTKNNARTRKGSKKNK; encoded by the coding sequence ATGGCACGTATTGCTGGTGTTGACTTACCAAGAGATAAAAGAATAGTTGTTGCTTTAACATATATTTATGGTATTGGTGAGCCTACAGCTCAAAAAATTTGTGCGGATGCTGGCGTTTCTGAAGACATACGTTCAAAAGATTTGACTCCAGACGATCAAGAAAAGCTTCGCGCAGAAGTTGATAAATACCGTGTTGAAGGTGACTTGCGTCGTCAAGTTAGCATGAATATCAAACGGTTAATTGATATCGGTTCTTACCGTGGTATGCGTCACCGCCGTGGACTTCCAGTTCGTGGTCAAAATACCAAGAATAATGCCCGTACTCGTAAGGGTAGTAAGAAGAATAAATAA
- the rpmJ gene encoding 50S ribosomal protein L36: protein MKVRPSVKPMCEHCKIIKRHGRVMVICSANPKHKQRQG, encoded by the coding sequence ATGAAGGTTAGACCATCTGTTAAACCAATGTGTGAACATTGTAAGATTATTAAAAGACATGGCCGTGTGATGGTTATTTGTTCTGCAAATCCTAAGCACAAGCAACGTCAAGGTTAA
- the infA gene encoding translation initiation factor IF-1 yields the protein MAKDDVIEVKGKVVDTLPNAMFKVELENGAVILAHVSGKIRMHYIRILPGDRVTVELSPYDLTKGRITYRFIK from the coding sequence TTGGCAAAAGATGATGTCATTGAAGTAAAGGGTAAAGTTGTAGATACTTTGCCTAATGCTATGTTTAAAGTTGAATTGGAAAATGGAGCTGTGATTTTAGCACATGTTTCCGGCAAAATTAGAATGCACTACATTCGTATTTTGCCTGGCGACCGTGTTACTGTGGAACTTTCTCCTTACGATTTAACAAAAGGTAGAATTACGTATCGGTTTATAAAGTAA
- a CDS encoding adenylate kinase — translation MINLILLGLPGAGKGTVSEQIVDKYHLTHISTGDMFREAMANETKVGLEAKSYIDKGDLVPDEVTAKLVEERLAQPDIKEGYILDGFPRTTVQAELLEGITERLNKPLTNVISLEVKEQTLVDRLSARFMCKNCGATYNKITKMPKEEGVCDRCGSHEFYQREDDKPEVVKNRLEVNEKMNTPLKDFYQKKGLLTVIDGEQTPEKVFESVDAVLGK, via the coding sequence ATGATTAACTTAATTCTTTTAGGTTTGCCGGGAGCTGGCAAAGGTACAGTGTCTGAGCAAATTGTTGATAAATATCACCTAACTCATATTTCAACTGGGGATATGTTTAGGGAAGCAATGGCTAATGAAACCAAAGTTGGTCTTGAAGCCAAAAGTTATATCGACAAGGGCGATTTGGTACCCGATGAAGTTACTGCTAAATTGGTTGAGGAGCGCTTAGCTCAACCTGATATTAAAGAAGGCTACATTTTAGATGGCTTTCCAAGGACAACTGTTCAAGCAGAACTATTAGAAGGTATTACTGAACGTCTTAATAAACCTTTAACTAATGTGATTTCGCTTGAAGTTAAAGAACAGACCTTAGTAGATCGCTTGTCAGCTCGCTTTATGTGTAAAAATTGTGGCGCAACTTACAATAAGATTACTAAAATGCCTAAAGAAGAAGGCGTTTGTGATCGTTGTGGTAGTCATGAATTTTATCAACGTGAAGATGACAAGCCTGAAGTAGTTAAGAATCGTTTAGAAGTTAACGAAAAGATGAATACACCTTTGAAAGACTTTTACCAAAAGAAAGGTTTGTTGACTGTCATTGATGGTGAACAAACTCCAGAAAAAGTTTTTGAAAGTGTTGATGCGGTATTAGGTAAATAA
- the secY gene encoding preprotein translocase subunit SecY: protein MFSTLKNAFKDKEIRNKIYFTLFILLLYRIGANITVPGVNAKAITQVAQTGLVPMLDTVSGGGLDNYSIFSLGVSPYITAQIVIQLLQMDIVPVLVEWGKQGEVGRRKTNQVTRWLSLAVAFVQSIGITLGFNALTQMGLVKSQSWQTYVEIAVIMTAGTMLLTWLGDEITDKGLGNGVSVIIFAGIIARLPRGLYQIFKEDIINNSASDRIQGILFFIAIIIAILVVTQLVTWVEQADRRIPIQYTKRATVSGSESFLPLKVNVSGVIPVIFASSFIITPATILMVFQKSQGDQQWYKVMTNIFSMQTTPGVIIYTLLIILFTFFYAFVQVNPEKLSKNLQKQGAYIPSVWPGKDTQDYVSKLLMRLSTVGSVFLGLVALLPQLATNFWNLPSSIGLGGTSLLIVIGVVLELSRQVNGLLMKREYVGFIR from the coding sequence ATGTTTTCGACCTTGAAGAACGCTTTTAAGGATAAAGAAATTAGAAATAAAATTTATTTTACACTCTTTATTCTCCTGTTGTATCGCATAGGAGCTAATATTACAGTTCCGGGTGTAAATGCAAAAGCGATTACTCAAGTAGCACAAACTGGTTTAGTTCCCATGCTGGATACTGTTTCTGGTGGTGGGTTAGATAATTATTCGATTTTTTCACTGGGTGTTTCGCCCTATATTACTGCGCAAATTGTTATTCAATTGTTGCAGATGGATATTGTTCCTGTACTAGTAGAGTGGGGAAAACAAGGTGAAGTAGGTCGGCGTAAAACCAATCAAGTTACTCGATGGTTGTCATTAGCTGTTGCTTTTGTTCAAAGTATTGGTATAACACTTGGCTTTAACGCATTAACACAAATGGGACTTGTTAAGTCACAATCGTGGCAGACCTATGTTGAAATTGCTGTTATTATGACAGCCGGAACAATGTTACTTACTTGGCTTGGTGATGAAATCACTGATAAAGGACTAGGTAATGGTGTTTCCGTAATTATCTTTGCTGGTATTATTGCTCGTCTTCCACGTGGTCTGTATCAGATCTTTAAGGAAGATATTATTAATAATAGTGCGAGTGATCGCATTCAAGGGATATTGTTCTTCATCGCGATTATCATTGCAATTCTCGTCGTAACACAATTAGTTACGTGGGTTGAACAGGCGGATCGTCGGATTCCAATTCAATATACAAAGAGAGCAACTGTAAGTGGCTCAGAAAGTTTTTTGCCATTAAAAGTTAATGTTTCCGGTGTTATTCCGGTAATTTTCGCTAGTTCGTTTATTATTACACCAGCAACAATTTTAATGGTCTTTCAAAAGTCCCAAGGCGATCAGCAATGGTACAAGGTAATGACTAACATCTTTAGTATGCAAACTACACCAGGGGTTATAATTTATACGCTTTTGATTATTTTGTTTACGTTCTTCTATGCTTTTGTTCAGGTTAATCCTGAGAAGCTTTCGAAGAATTTGCAAAAGCAAGGCGCTTATATTCCTAGTGTGTGGCCAGGCAAAGATACACAAGATTACGTTTCGAAGTTGTTAATGAGATTATCAACGGTTGGATCAGTTTTCTTAGGTTTAGTTGCTTTACTGCCACAGCTTGCTACTAATTTTTGGAATTTACCTAGTTCAATTGGATTAGGCGGAACAAGTCTTTTAATTGTTATTGGGGTAGTCCTAGAATTATCTCGTCAAGTTAACGGTTTGTTAATGAAGCGTGAATATGTGGGATTCATCAGATAG
- the rplO gene encoding 50S ribosomal protein L15: MKLNELHASAGSRSTRKRVGRGTSSGFGKTSGRGQKGQLSRQGGHTRLGFEGGQMPLFRTMPKRGFKNINRKEYAIVNLDDLNKFEDNSEVTVASLKENGLVKKELSGVKLLAKGELKVKLNVKVNKVSAAAKKAVEAAGGSVEVI, encoded by the coding sequence ATGAAGCTTAATGAATTACATGCCTCTGCTGGTTCACGCTCAACTAGAAAACGTGTTGGACGCGGTACTTCAAGTGGTTTCGGTAAGACTTCTGGTCGTGGACAAAAGGGTCAATTATCCCGTCAAGGCGGCCATACTCGTTTAGGTTTTGAAGGTGGTCAAATGCCATTGTTCAGAACTATGCCTAAGCGTGGTTTTAAGAATATTAACCGTAAGGAATATGCAATTGTTAATTTAGACGACTTGAACAAGTTTGAAGATAACAGTGAAGTAACTGTCGCTAGTTTGAAAGAAAACGGTTTGGTAAAGAAAGAATTATCAGGCGTTAAATTACTTGCTAAAGGCGAATTAAAAGTTAAATTAAACGTAAAGGTTAACAAAGTTTCTGCCGCTGCCAAGAAAGCAGTTGAAGCTGCTGGCGGATCTGTTGAGGTGATCTAA
- the rpmD gene encoding 50S ribosomal protein L30: MTELKVTLIRSVAHRLPNQKKVVKALGLGRISSTVVLPDNAATRGALMKIAHLISVEEVNK, encoded by the coding sequence ATGACTGAATTAAAAGTTACTTTAATTAGAAGTGTTGCGCACCGTCTACCTAACCAAAAGAAAGTTGTTAAGGCTCTTGGCTTAGGTAGAATCAGCAGTACAGTTGTTCTACCAGACAACGCTGCTACTCGTGGTGCATTAATGAAAATTGCCCACTTAATTTCTGTTGAAGAAGTTAATAAATAA
- the rpsE gene encoding 30S ribosomal protein S5 translates to MANRNDSRNNRRNKDDIEDQLVAINRVTKVVKGGQRMRFAALVVVGDKKGRVGFGTGKAQEVPEAIRKAVEAGKKNMINVPKVGTTIPHEVIGHYGSGSILFKPAPAGSGIAAGGAVRIVMDMAGIADVTSKSLGSNTPINVVRAAIDGLKKLRTSEEVEKLRHADLD, encoded by the coding sequence ATGGCAAACCGCAACGATTCTCGTAATAATCGTAGAAATAAGGACGACATTGAAGATCAGTTAGTAGCAATTAATCGTGTCACCAAGGTTGTCAAGGGTGGTCAACGCATGAGATTTGCTGCCCTAGTAGTTGTTGGCGACAAAAAAGGTCGTGTAGGCTTTGGTACTGGTAAAGCTCAAGAAGTTCCAGAAGCAATTCGTAAGGCCGTTGAAGCTGGTAAAAAGAACATGATCAATGTTCCTAAGGTTGGTACTACCATTCCTCACGAAGTAATTGGTCACTATGGTTCAGGTAGTATTTTATTCAAGCCAGCTCCAGCTGGTTCTGGTATTGCAGCCGGTGGTGCCGTTCGTATCGTTATGGATATGGCTGGTATTGCTGATGTTACTTCTAAGTCACTTGGCTCAAACACACCAATCAACGTTGTTCGCGCAGCAATTGATGGCTTGAAGAAGCTTAGAACAAGTGAAGAAGTTGAAAAGCTTCGCCACGCTGATTTAGATTAG
- the rplR gene encoding 50S ribosomal protein L18, with translation MISKPDKNKLRLKRHKRIRSKISGTAERPRLSVFRSNKNIYAQLIDDVEGVTLASASTLDESVKGSTKVEQAQAVGKAIAEAAKAKNISNIVFDRSGYLYHGRISALADAARENGLDF, from the coding sequence GTGATTTCAAAACCAGACAAAAACAAATTGCGCTTAAAGCGTCATAAACGTATTCGTAGCAAGATCTCTGGTACTGCTGAGCGCCCACGCTTAAGTGTTTTCCGTTCAAACAAGAACATCTACGCTCAATTAATTGATGATGTAGAGGGTGTCACGCTAGCAAGTGCCTCAACTTTGGATGAATCTGTTAAAGGTTCAACTAAGGTAGAACAAGCTCAAGCTGTTGGTAAAGCTATTGCCGAAGCAGCTAAAGCTAAGAACATTTCAAACATTGTGTTTGATAGAAGTGGTTACTTATACCACGGCCGTATTTCAGCTTTGGCAGATGCCGCTCGTGAAAACGGATTAGATTTCTAG
- the rplF gene encoding 50S ribosomal protein L6, translating to MSRIGLKTIEVPDSVTVTKEGDNITVKGPKGELTRYFDPKITFKQEDGKINFSRSSENDKALHGTERANLASMVEGVVNGYKKTLKLIGVGYRATTQGNKLTLNVGYSHPVEMTAPEGVSVNATSNTDIEVEGISKQNVGQFAAEIRDVRPPEPYKGKGIRYVDEYVRRKEGKTGK from the coding sequence ATGAGCCGTATAGGTTTAAAAACAATTGAAGTCCCAGACAGTGTCACTGTTACCAAGGAAGGTGACAATATTACTGTTAAGGGCCCAAAGGGTGAATTAACTAGATACTTCGATCCTAAAATTACTTTTAAGCAAGAAGATGGCAAGATCAATTTCTCACGTTCAAGTGAAAATGATAAAGCACTTCATGGTACTGAAAGAGCTAATTTAGCATCAATGGTTGAAGGTGTAGTTAACGGCTACAAGAAGACCTTGAAGTTAATCGGTGTTGGTTACCGTGCTACTACACAAGGCAACAAGTTAACTTTAAATGTTGGCTACTCACACCCAGTTGAAATGACTGCACCTGAAGGTGTTTCCGTAAATGCTACTTCAAATACTGATATTGAAGTAGAAGGAATTTCTAAGCAAAATGTTGGACAATTTGCTGCTGAAATTCGCGATGTACGTCCACCAGAACCTTACAAGGGTAAAGGTATTCGTTATGTTGACGAATATGTACGTCGTAAGGAAGGTAAGACAGGTAAATAA
- the rpsH gene encoding 30S ribosomal protein S8 yields MVMTDPIADYLTRIRNANMAKHSSVEIPASNIKKSISEILKREGFIRDYEVTDDNKQGVIKVFLKYGPNGERVISGLKRISKPGLRNYVSAENLPKVLNGLGIAIVSTSAGVITNKEARQKGVGGEVIAYVW; encoded by the coding sequence ATGGTCATGACAGATCCGATCGCAGATTACTTGACTAGAATTAGAAATGCCAACATGGCAAAGCATAGTTCAGTTGAAATTCCTGCATCAAATATTAAAAAATCTATTTCAGAAATTTTGAAACGCGAAGGTTTCATCCGTGATTACGAAGTTACTGATGACAATAAGCAAGGTGTTATCAAGGTTTTCTTGAAATATGGTCCAAACGGAGAACGTGTCATTTCAGGCTTAAAACGGATTTCTAAGCCAGGTCTTAGAAATTACGTTAGTGCTGAAAACTTACCTAAAGTTCTTAATGGTTTAGGTATTGCCATCGTTTCTACTTCTGCTGGTGTAATTACCAATAAAGAAGCTAGACAAAAAGGCGTTGGCGGCGAAGTTATTGCCTACGTTTGGTAA
- a CDS encoding type Z 30S ribosomal protein S14: MAKTSQKIRNHRPAKFSSREYTRCERCGRPHSVYRKFGLCRICLKDLAHKGQIPGLKKASW; this comes from the coding sequence ATGGCTAAAACATCACAAAAAATTAGAAATCATCGTCCTGCTAAGTTTTCTTCACGTGAATATACACGTTGTGAGAGATGTGGTCGTCCACACTCAGTTTACCGTAAATTTGGCTTATGCCGTATTTGCCTGAAGGATTTAGCTCACAAAGGTCAAATCCCAGGTCTTAAAAAGGCTAGTTGGTAA
- the rplE gene encoding 50S ribosomal protein L5, with the protein MASYLAQEYKEKIVPALQEKFEYDSVMQVPKIEKIVLNMGVGDAVSNAKNLDEAVEELTLISGQKPLVTKAKKSIANFRLREGMSIGAKVTLRGTRMYDFLYKLINVSLPRVRDFRGVSSRSFDGRGNYTLGIKEQLIFPEIDFDKVNRTRGLDVVIVTTANTDEEARELLGQFGMPFAK; encoded by the coding sequence ATGGCAAGTTATTTAGCTCAAGAATATAAAGAAAAGATTGTTCCTGCATTACAAGAAAAATTTGAATATGATTCTGTTATGCAAGTACCAAAGATTGAAAAAATTGTTTTGAACATGGGTGTTGGTGACGCAGTTTCCAACGCTAAGAACTTAGACGAAGCAGTTGAAGAATTAACTTTAATTTCTGGTCAAAAGCCTTTAGTTACTAAGGCAAAGAAGTCAATTGCTAACTTCCGTTTACGTGAAGGTATGTCAATTGGTGCTAAGGTTACACTTAGAGGTACTAGAATGTATGATTTCTTGTACAAGTTAATCAACGTTTCACTTCCACGTGTTCGTGACTTCCGCGGTGTTTCAAGTCGGTCATTCGATGGTCGTGGTAACTACACTTTAGGTATCAAGGAACAATTGATTTTCCCAGAAATCGACTTTGATAAAGTTAACCGTACTAGAGGTTTAGATGTTGTTATCGTTACTACTGCCAATACTGACGAAGAGGCTCGTGAGCTTTTAGGTCAATTTGGTATGCCGTTTGCAAAATAA
- the rplX gene encoding 50S ribosomal protein L24 has product MFVKTGDKVKVIAGKDKGKEGVVLSVNVKKNRVVVKGVNTIKKHEKPSQSNANGGVVESEGSIHASNVKVIAKGESKKETKK; this is encoded by the coding sequence ATGTTTGTTAAAACTGGTGACAAAGTAAAAGTTATTGCCGGAAAAGATAAAGGCAAAGAAGGTGTAGTTCTTTCTGTTAACGTTAAGAAGAACCGCGTGGTTGTTAAGGGCGTTAATACGATTAAGAAGCACGAAAAGCCTTCACAAAGCAATGCAAACGGTGGTGTAGTTGAATCAGAAGGTTCAATTCATGCATCAAACGTTAAAGTTATTGCTAAAGGTGAAAGCAAAAAAGAAACTAAGAAGTAG
- the rplN gene encoding 50S ribosomal protein L14: MIQNESRLRVADNSGARELLVIRVLGGSKRKTGNIGDIVVATVKQATPGGVVKKGDVVKAVIVRTKSGARREDGSYIKFDENAGVVINADKSPRGTRIFGPVARELREHDFMKIVSLAPEVL, from the coding sequence GTGATTCAAAATGAATCCCGTTTGAGAGTTGCTGATAACTCTGGTGCCAGAGAACTTTTAGTTATTAGAGTCTTAGGTGGATCAAAACGTAAGACCGGTAACATTGGTGATATCGTGGTAGCAACTGTTAAACAAGCAACACCAGGTGGCGTTGTCAAAAAAGGTGACGTTGTTAAAGCTGTCATTGTCAGAACAAAATCAGGCGCACGCCGTGAAGATGGATCATACATTAAGTTTGATGAAAATGCTGGCGTAGTTATTAATGCAGATAAGAGCCCACGCGGTACTCGTATCTTTGGGCCCGTTGCACGTGAGTTACGTGAGCACGACTTTATGAAGATCGTCTCTCTTGCTCCTGAAGTCTTATAA
- the rpsQ gene encoding 30S ribosomal protein S17 — MSESIERNHRHVYQGRVVSDKNDKTITVVVDTYKNHPVYKKRIRYSKKYYAQDENNEAKVGDTVRIMETRPLSRTKRFRLVEIVKKSV; from the coding sequence TTGAGCGAATCAATCGAAAGAAATCATCGTCACGTATATCAAGGTCGTGTAGTTTCTGATAAGAATGACAAGACTATCACTGTTGTAGTTGATACTTACAAGAACCACCCTGTTTACAAGAAGCGTATTAGATATTCTAAGAAATACTATGCACAAGACGAAAATAATGAAGCTAAAGTTGGCGATACTGTTCGTATCATGGAAACTCGTCCATTATCTCGTACAAAGCGCTTTCGTTTAGTAGAAATTGTTAAGAAATCTGTTTAA
- the rpmC gene encoding 50S ribosomal protein L29 produces MKAKDIRTLTTDQMLEKEKQYKEELFNLRFQQATGQLENTARLSKVRKNIARIKTILSEEALKKD; encoded by the coding sequence ATGAAGGCTAAGGATATCAGAACACTAACCACTGATCAAATGTTAGAAAAGGAAAAGCAATATAAAGAAGAACTTTTCAACTTGCGTTTCCAACAAGCAACGGGTCAATTAGAAAATACCGCTCGCCTGAGTAAAGTCCGCAAGAATATCGCTAGAATTAAAACAATTCTTAGTGAAGAAGCATTGAAGAAAGATTAG
- the rplP gene encoding 50S ribosomal protein L16: protein MPLVPKRVKHRREFRGKMRGAAKGGRTIAFGEYGLQALESHWITNQQIEAARVAMTRYMKRGGKVWIRIFPQKSYTAKGVGVRMGSGKGAPAGWVAVVKREKIMFEIGGVDEATAREALRLASTKLPIKCKFVTKSSEVGGNSNEG from the coding sequence ATGCCTTTAGTACCAAAACGAGTAAAACACCGTCGTGAATTCCGTGGTAAGATGCGTGGTGCTGCTAAAGGTGGTAGAACTATTGCCTTTGGTGAATATGGTCTACAAGCCCTCGAATCTCACTGGATTACTAATCAACAAATCGAAGCTGCTCGTGTTGCGATGACTCGTTACATGAAACGTGGCGGTAAAGTTTGGATCAGAATTTTCCCACAAAAGTCATACACTGCTAAAGGTGTAGGTGTACGTATGGGTTCTGGTAAAGGTGCACCAGCCGGTTGGGTAGCTGTAGTAAAAAGAGAAAAGATTATGTTTGAAATCGGTGGCGTTGATGAAGCAACTGCTCGTGAAGCTTTACGTCTTGCTTCAACTAAGTTACCAATCAAATGTAAGTTTGTGACTAAAAGTTCGGAAGTAGGTGGCAATTCTAATGAAGGCTAA
- the rpsC gene encoding 30S ribosomal protein S3 gives MGQKINPNGFRLGVIRDWESKWYADRGYKETLNEDLRIRKFISKKLKDASVSTVEIERAANRINVSINTSKPGMVIGKGGSEVEALRRDLNALTKKQVHVNIVEIKKPDLDAKLVADSIASQLEARIAFRRAIRQATQRTMRAGAKGIRVQTSGRLNGADMARREWHTEGRVPLQTLRADIDYAWVNAYTTYGEIGVQVWINRGEVLPTKNKKPAKAVKGGNK, from the coding sequence ATGGGTCAAAAGATTAACCCAAATGGTTTCCGTCTTGGCGTTATTCGCGACTGGGAATCTAAATGGTATGCTGACAGAGGATACAAAGAAACCTTAAATGAAGACCTGCGCATCAGAAAATTCATTTCTAAGAAGTTGAAGGATGCCTCTGTTTCTACTGTTGAAATTGAACGTGCAGCTAACAGAATCAACGTTTCCATCAATACTTCAAAACCAGGTATGGTAATTGGTAAAGGTGGTTCTGAAGTTGAAGCTTTAAGAAGAGACTTAAATGCTTTAACTAAGAAACAAGTACATGTCAACATTGTTGAAATTAAGAAACCAGATCTTGATGCTAAATTAGTTGCTGATAGCATTGCTAGTCAACTTGAAGCTCGTATTGCTTTTAGACGTGCAATTCGTCAAGCTACTCAAAGAACTATGCGTGCTGGTGCTAAAGGTATCAGAGTACAAACTTCTGGTCGTTTAAACGGTGCCGACATGGCAAGAAGAGAATGGCATACAGAAGGTCGTGTACCATTACAAACTTTAAGAGCTGATATTGATTACGCTTGGGTAAATGCCTATACCACTTATGGTGAAATAGGTGTTCAAGTCTGGATCAACCGCGGTGAAGTCTTGCCAACTAAGAACAAGAAACCCGCAAAAGCAGTGAAGGGAGGAAACAAATAA
- the rplV gene encoding 50S ribosomal protein L22, with product MAEQISSARAEARTVRIAARKARLVVDLIRGKDVAEALAILEFTPRAASPIVEKVLRSAIANAEHNYDLESANLYVSEAYVNEGATLKRFRPRAKGMASPINKRTSHVVVVVSEKND from the coding sequence ATGGCAGAACAAATTAGTTCAGCTAGAGCTGAAGCAAGAACTGTTCGTATTGCTGCAAGAAAAGCTCGTTTAGTCGTTGACTTAATTCGCGGCAAAGACGTTGCTGAAGCATTAGCAATCTTAGAATTTACGCCTAGAGCTGCTTCCCCAATCGTTGAAAAAGTTTTACGTTCAGCAATTGCTAACGCAGAACACAACTATGATCTTGAAAGTGCAAATCTTTACGTATCAGAAGCATATGTAAACGAAGGTGCAACTTTGAAGAGATTCCGGCCACGTGCTAAGGGTATGGCTTCTCCAATTAACAAGAGAACAAGTCATGTAGTTGTAGTAGTTTCAGAAAAGAACGATTAA
- the rpsS gene encoding 30S ribosomal protein S19, whose translation MSRSIKKGPFADASLLKKVEAQENAEKKQVIKTWSRRSTIFPSFVGLTIAVYDGRKHVPVYVTEDMVGHKLGEFVPTRTFRGHKTSDDKATK comes from the coding sequence ATGAGCCGTAGTATTAAAAAAGGACCTTTTGCAGACGCATCATTGTTGAAGAAGGTTGAAGCTCAAGAAAACGCAGAAAAGAAACAAGTTATTAAAACTTGGTCACGTCGTTCAACTATTTTCCCTTCCTTTGTTGGTTTGACTATAGCTGTTTACGATGGTAGAAAACATGTTCCAGTTTATGTTACTGAAGACATGGTTGGTCACAAGTTAGGTGAATTCGTTCCAACGAGAACTTTCCGCGGACACAAGACATCTGACGATAAGGCTACAAAATAA
- the rplB gene encoding 50S ribosomal protein L2 — MAIKVYKPTTNGRRNMTSSDFAEITTSKPERTLLESQSHTAGRNSYGHITSRHRGGGHKQKYRVIDFKRNKDNAKAVVKSIEYDPNRTANIALLHYTDGIKTYILAPKGLKVGDIVESGADADIKPGNALPLKNIPTGTSIHNIEMKPGKGGQLVRSAGTSAQVLGFDGNYALIRLQSGEVRKILSVCRATIGVVGNEQHSLIQLGKAGRSRWLGRRPQSRGSVMNPNDHPHGGGEGKAPVGRPQPMTPWGKKSRGVKTRNSKRASEKLIIRHRKGSK, encoded by the coding sequence TTGGCTATTAAAGTTTATAAGCCAACCACAAATGGTCGCCGTAATATGACTTCTTCCGACTTTGCTGAGATTACGACGAGCAAGCCAGAACGTACCTTGCTTGAATCACAATCACATACAGCAGGCCGTAACTCATATGGTCATATTACTAGTAGACACCGTGGTGGTGGTCACAAGCAAAAGTACCGTGTTATCGATTTTAAGCGTAATAAAGATAATGCAAAAGCAGTTGTTAAATCTATCGAATACGATCCAAACAGAACTGCTAACATTGCACTTCTTCACTACACTGACGGTATCAAGACTTACATTCTTGCACCTAAGGGCTTAAAAGTTGGTGACATCGTTGAATCTGGTGCAGATGCAGACATCAAGCCAGGTAACGCATTACCATTAAAGAACATTCCTACTGGTACTTCAATTCACAACATTGAAATGAAACCTGGTAAGGGTGGACAACTTGTAAGAAGTGCTGGTACAAGTGCTCAAGTTTTAGGTTTTGACGGTAACTATGCATTAATCAGATTACAAAGTGGCGAAGTCCGTAAGATTTTGTCAGTTTGTCGTGCTACTATCGGTGTTGTTGGTAATGAACAACATTCGTTGATCCAATTAGGTAAAGCTGGTCGTAGCCGTTGGTTAGGCAGACGTCCACAATCACGTGGTTCCGTAATGAACCCTAACGATCACCCACATGGTGGTGGTGAAGGTAAGGCTCCAGTTGGTCGTCCACAACCTATGACTCCTTGGGGTAAGAAGAGTCGCGGCGTTAAGACTAGAAATAGTAAGAGAGCTAGCGAGAAGTTAATCATTCGTCACCGTAAGGGTAGCAAATAA
- the rplW gene encoding 50S ribosomal protein L23 has translation MSAHDIILRPVITEKSTNLMDDKKYTFNVLLTATKTQVRNAVEEIFDVKVKKVNIMNVRGKDKRVGRYAGKTARTRKAIVTLTDDSNDIKIFKDENKEENK, from the coding sequence ATGAGTGCACACGATATCATTTTAAGACCTGTCATTACTGAAAAGTCAACGAACTTAATGGATGATAAGAAGTACACTTTCAACGTGCTTTTAACTGCAACCAAGACTCAAGTTCGTAACGCTGTTGAAGAAATCTTCGATGTTAAGGTTAAGAAAGTTAACATCATGAATGTTCGTGGTAAGGACAAGCGCGTTGGACGTTATGCTGGTAAAACAGCTCGCACCCGTAAAGCAATTGTTACTTTAACTGACGATTCAAACGACATCAAGATTTTCAAAGACGAAAACAAAGAAGAGAATAAGTAA